From the genome of Solanum dulcamara chromosome 12, daSolDulc1.2, whole genome shotgun sequence:
TGTGTATGCATTGATGCAGATGGGTTGATGAAGTCATTCCAGATGCGCCTTGGGTTGTTACCCCGGAATTCATTGATGAACATCCGATTGACTATGTGGCACATGACGCTCTTCCACAAGGTTAAATggcccataaattttttactTCTATTGATTTGCATAAGGTCCTTGTTTCCTTGGAACAATATTTAGACTAGCTTTTGATATTAGCTATCCgattttcattattttactGAAAGATGGATTAGCTATACTTAACTAATTTAAGGTTTTCCTCCTTGTATGATTTGCGTTGTTTTATTTGTTTGTGTTGTCTTTTATTTTGGTTCatagatatttttttcttttaatttttccgTCTTCTTGTCTCTACACTTCAGTTATGCGGATGCAAGTAGAGCTATGTTTATGAGTATGTAAGTCCAAAATGTACTTCAGTTTATCGTACACGACTTTCTACCTTATTCTTTTGATGTTTCTTTTAAACAATTTAGTTTGTCTGTACAATGTTTATGTGTGCATAAACCAGGTGGTTTTTTCATTGTTCATCTTTTTTAACATGCTGTATGAAAGTCATTCTCTATTTTCTCATTGTTGATCCTTTATTTTTTCATTGTTGATCCTTTATTTTCACTCTTTAATGCGTGCTGAAGCCATGTATAAtgtgaatatttttaaaacctGTGTTATTAGGTTAAGTCCATTGGTAAGTTCTTGGAGACCAAGTGGACTGATGGAATATCTACTTCAGATTTAATAATGAGGATTGTAAAAGACTACAACGAATATGTGATGCACAATTTGGACCGAGGATATTCAAGAACGGATCTTGGTCTTAGCTATGTGAAGGtatactcttttatttttttaattgggtGATGTAATAATACCTTACCTTCCTCAGAAAAAGAAGTGTTCTTTTTTGGCAAATGCAATGAAAGAAAAAAGTGTTTTAACTGGATGATGTAGACTTTCTGCTAGCATTAGTTTTACATCCTGTTTCATTATTTGTTTTGCCAGGCATTAACTTCATTATTGCCTCTTGTAGGAAAAAAGGCTGAGAGTGAACAGGGGTTTGAAAAAGTTGCATGAGAGAGTAAAGAAACAACAAGAGAAAGTGGAAGAGAAGGTATACTCTTCTTTATTTGACTGCTTTTCatttctctatttcgaatacaAGTTTGTTAGAAGAGTCTCCAATCTGCATAGAATATGTGGTTTGTGAATATAGTTTGGCAATTATCTGGAAAAAGTAAGGGGAAAGGATATTAAGGTCTATGTCCTCTATCTTTTGTGCAAATGGCATTTTTTTGTTAAGAAGGTAtaacatattttatataatcAAAAGAATATCCCTCAGCACAGAGACTCTGCTAAAACAATATAGTTACAGGAACCCCAAAAAACATAAAccagttctttaactagtttcGATGACCCAATAATGTCAACTACAGAATCTACATCTTCTGCTAGGCCCTTTTTTGTTGAGTTGGCTACATCTTCAAAACACCATGCATTCCTTTTCCTTACTATTGTCCGCCAGGTGCATGTACGAATAATTCTCCATCTTCTCTTCTGCCTTACAAAATTGCCAAGATCATTCCAGCAAGCTAATGACTCAGCAGTTTTCCTAGGCATTATCCATCTGAGCCCCTTCTTAATCAGGAAGAGCTGCCACAGAGTACTAGTAACTTTGCAATGGATAAATAGGTGGCTATTTCTTTCATTCATTATCCATCTTAGccctttcataattcatactcaGTAAGAGCTGCCAGAGTACTGATAACTTTGCAATGGATAAATAGGTGGCTATTTGTTTCATTTTCTCTCCCACATAGAAAACATTGTGCAAATGGCACTTTGAGCAATGAAAGGGTAGCATGGGAAACAATAGGATGGTATATAAGGTAAGGTTGAATCGAAAGATACAATTGAATTGTCTCTCTACTCCACAAAGATAGGGGTAAGGTCTACGGCTTTTCAAAACCGACTGCTACCGATAACCCAACCGCAAAATTGGtttattggcttattggtattgggttatcGGATTAAAGGGTGGGGGaatggatttaaattttataattaacggcttatcggtgtgggggacggattactcaattttcTTATTGGGTAAACCATTAACCcattaagaatttattat
Proteins encoded in this window:
- the LOC129876100 gene encoding choline-phosphate cytidylyltransferase 1-like isoform X2 is translated as MKSFQMRLGLLPRNSLMNIRLTMWHMTLFHKVKSIGKFLETKWTDGISTSDLIMRIVKDYNEYVMHNLDRGYSRTDLGLSYVKEKRLRVNRGLKKLHERVKKQQEKVEEKVLVLLDPLYIKLTAFHKVMLAP